One part of the Actinomyces howellii genome encodes these proteins:
- a CDS encoding TetR/AcrR family transcriptional regulator — MSVPGPVSSLTKRLSATGTVIADATITVIARDGFDRVSVRTVATQSRLAPGTVQYHARTRQDLLTNAFVRSVQRQEERIRALPRAGSPLESMHQSLSELLPTGGTRREDAALWVVYGAAASTRPWLAELYWSALVLFRTRLETALASAHDAGRLVPGMTPATAARLVTALVNGLTIDYLNAPETEQQEIARKLHRGLALILR, encoded by the coding sequence ATGTCGGTACCCGGTCCCGTCTCGTCTTTGACGAAGCGCTTGTCCGCCACGGGGACCGTGATCGCGGACGCGACGATCACCGTCATCGCGCGGGACGGCTTCGACCGGGTCAGCGTGCGCACCGTCGCGACGCAGTCCCGCCTCGCGCCCGGCACCGTCCAGTACCACGCGCGGACGCGTCAGGACCTTCTGACCAACGCATTCGTCCGCTCGGTCCAGCGGCAGGAGGAGCGCATCCGGGCCCTGCCACGGGCCGGTAGCCCGCTGGAGTCCATGCACCAGTCCCTCAGCGAGCTCTTGCCCACCGGGGGTACGCGCCGGGAGGACGCGGCGCTCTGGGTGGTCTACGGGGCGGCCGCCTCGACCCGGCCCTGGCTCGCCGAGCTGTACTGGTCCGCCCTCGTGCTGTTCCGCACCCGGCTCGAGACGGCCCTCGCCTCGGCTCACGACGCCGGGCGCCTCGTGCCGGGCATGACGCCCGCTACGGCGGCACGACTGGTCACCGCCCTCGTCAACGGCCTGACGATCGACTACCTCAACGCCCCTGAGACCGAGCAGCAGGAGATCGCCCGCAAGCTTCACCGCGGCCTGGCGCTCATCCTTCGCTGA
- a CDS encoding GAP family protein, protein MGDLLALGGLALLDSTSLGTLVIPLGLVVRRRRVDPGPMSVYFMTVCAVYFALGVALLAGIDVLAEIILPMTRTDAFRWVGLVLGVGLALFGILAPGPKKPDPAGPRPAASRPAPVGLGATIALGLSAALTEAATMVPYIAATGIIAGMDTGWVGRTVVLAGYCLVMVAPAGLLIGVAALRGDRFFGRLERIIPRLEYEAKVTLLWIAAIVGLHMAATNAVALGLIGGR, encoded by the coding sequence GTGGGAGATCTTCTCGCCCTCGGTGGCCTTGCACTCCTGGACTCCACGAGCCTGGGTACGCTGGTCATCCCGCTCGGACTCGTCGTCCGGCGCCGCCGCGTCGACCCGGGACCGATGAGCGTCTACTTCATGACCGTGTGCGCCGTGTACTTCGCGCTCGGCGTGGCGCTGCTCGCAGGGATCGACGTGCTCGCTGAGATCATCCTGCCGATGACCCGCACCGACGCCTTCCGCTGGGTGGGCCTGGTCCTGGGAGTGGGCCTGGCTCTGTTCGGGATCCTCGCCCCCGGGCCCAAGAAGCCGGACCCGGCCGGTCCCCGACCGGCCGCGAGCCGTCCGGCACCCGTTGGACTCGGCGCGACCATCGCGCTGGGCCTGAGCGCCGCCCTGACCGAGGCGGCCACGATGGTGCCCTACATCGCCGCGACCGGGATCATAGCCGGGATGGACACCGGATGGGTCGGACGGACGGTCGTGCTGGCCGGCTACTGCCTCGTCATGGTGGCACCGGCAGGTCTTCTCATCGGCGTCGCGGCGCTGCGCGGCGACCGCTTCTTCGGCCGCCTGGAGAGGATCATCCCCAGGCTCGAGTATGAGGCGAAGGTGACGCTGCTGTGGATCGCCGCCATCGTCGGCCTGCACATGGCCGCGACGAACGCTGTCGCCTTGGGGCTGATCGGTGGGCGATGA
- a CDS encoding type I polyketide synthase yields the protein MSTLPTTPSTSIAERIAAGEPHLLAFGGQATPWRATLEELVALNRTLAAELVGVDAAVADRLAPVATELLTISPRGSRLLDDEAAPLVPASATGADTADVSVPGILAAQHAVLASLPAAGLNLYATAEGAPAIGHSQGVLGVALLSALRSGERERAVDVHALARLIGAAAARTTRRLDLGTVGEATPMLSVRGVTRPVLDAVLAKVPASERIAVGVVNGRQAHILSGRPADLLTVVAALEAAARRSQADRKERRRGGAVLAPVTEFLTTSVPFHTPLLAGAVEDVVTWAGRCGLDTDQARELAQAVLIDPVDWPGLVTDALGTQIRLVLDLGPGTVLTRLTEAVVAGTGTTVVSAGTARSIDDLDRPGAAPEPAVDRARFAPRLTRLPDGRLTLDTAFTRLTGRSAVLLAGMTPTTVDPEIVAAAANAGYWAELAGGGQTTATVLADNLAGLEAALETGRTAAFNAMFMDRYLWNLHLGTQRLLSKARGAGAPVDGVVISAGIPELDEAQGLLARLHAEGFPYVAFKPGTVDQIRQVIAIAKAVPDSPVIIQIEDGHAGGHHSWEDLDAMLLATYDAIRAVDNLVLCVGGGIGTPQRAADYLTGRWALAYGTAAAPVDGVMVGTAAMTCLEARTNEDVKQLLVDTPGLDPAHEGGWVASGASVGGMTSGLSHLRADLYEIDNASARASRLIQELAGDDKAMTARREEMITALAGTAKPYFGDVEEMTYLEWATRYAQLCVAPHEGRAATREDWSDEGWYDRFLDLLHRVEARLDEADRGQVPTLFASEDDVLDADAALAALAERHPRAATTRVEPVDAAWFVDLCRKHPKPVPFVPVLDADILRWWGTDSLWQSQDPRYTADQVRIIPGPVSVAGITTINEPVGELLGRFEAATVEALTDSGAEEHAAAGRLGTTWLHGALPVADATELVRSAPHVLWNGHLTVNPARVLADDAYTVVARPDVAEDAYDLDIRLDTHWDEVPGGESIHAVRRLVVPLRLARAWDGAAPLVDPERISETMNDLLRSTAGVGAVSITGDLVEHLPEVVAAVPGATDARGDAVTQPFGTVHARFTLADTLGHDHAAVTADALPTSLSAAPLVPDALLGPCWPVVYAALGSVVEEGMPLIEGLLGAVHLDHTIDLHRSLAELVATAGPDLTVQVDGWVAALEESSAGRVVDVRLELTDTSDGSVIALMRERFAIRGRASGTAVPSAPELAGGTGRATAPAARRLLRRVTVTAPADMTAFARVTGDFNPIHTSYHAAKVAGMEAPLVHGMWLSATAQQVAASTAADGTRNVLAGWTYVMLGTVELGDRVEVSVERTGLVVGGGLVLEVTCRIGDEVVSRGTAVTEPEPTAYIFPGQGIQAQGMGLDEMRSSKAARQVWERADAHTRAELGFSVIALVRDNPTEMTARGVTYRHPEGLLNLTQFTQVALATVAMATVARLAEAGALVENAAFAGHSLGEYTALSAYGRVMPVETTISIVFQRGSTMHSLVPRDETGASNYRMGALRPNMAGIKAADVEAYVRGIAESTGEFLQIVNYNLAGVQYAVAGTIKGLDALAADARAKAAARGAKNPFMFVPGIDVPFHSEVLRPGVAEFRERLEALVPTDLDVDRLTGRYVPNLVARPFALTEDFARSILEVVPSEPVREVLDSFEDWAARPVDLGRRLLVELLAWQFASPVRWIETQDVLLSSPAEGGLGVEHVVEVGLAASPTLANLASRTLMLPQHSSRHVTVHNARRDEARVLATDTDPAVELDEEAFELPASSGQETPAAQEAPAAEQAAPAEAASPAPAPSTAAPSGPVEDLPFGATDALTVLLAHAARIRPEQIGATDTTETLTNGVSSRRNQLLMDMGTELQLASIDGAADADMTALSATVAKGAPGYKAFGPVLTDAIRTGLGRILGPSGVRATRVAERVNGTWALGDGWVSHVTAALFLGTREGASMRGEDLASLGTSAPLANAAAVDALIDKAVQEVASAHSVTVSKPSAGGAGGAVVDSAALDAFAQTVTGQDGVLATTARTILEALGLSERLTVPADADDEAAAARAAVEAVNAELGSGWVSSVTPSFSPERAVLIDDRWATAREDLARLGNGETDLEEAGSLLAPERFTGLGAAVADQASWWARQLGASQAPDAPERAAVAAAIAQAAAQAPVAGAGCVRWADQVAVVTGVAPGSIAAAVVGDLLAGGATVVATSSRLSHERLAFATRLYREHASAGARLWIVPANLASYRDVDALAEWIGTDQVITAGGKTTLVKEALVPTLLFPFAAPRVAGTLADAGPEAESQTRLLLWSVERTIAALSAIGTDTHVDHRLHVVLPGSPNRGTFGGDGAYGEVKSALDAVVNRWSSEKAWSSRVTLAHPRIGWVRGTGLMGGNDPLVAAVEAAGVRTWATEEIAAELLALCTSQVRTEAAQRPVLADLTGGLGEDVDLVALRESAAASVAPEQEEPAQAPALIKALPTPSVPTQPTAPEWGEVDVDLDEVIVVVSSGEVSTWGSGRTRREAELGMTSGDDVELTAAGVLELAWGMGLLTWQDSPSAGWYDTDGELVEESDILERYRDEVVARCGIREFVDDGVIAPVAPEEVSVYLDRDITLTVADEATARTIEATDPEHTLVAPDEATGEWTVTRLAGALARVPRRAALSRTVGGQFPVDFDPQRWGIPASMTEGMDTIAAWNLVTAVDAFLSAGFTPAELLTAVHPADVACTQGTGFGGMESMRKMFVGRFLGEERPSDILQEALPNVVAAHVMQSYVGGYGSMVQPVSACATAAVSIEEGWDKIALGKADVVVAGAIDDISIESVVGFGNMNATAEAAAMYAKGISARHFSRANDRRRGGFVEAEGGGTVILARGSVAAELGLPVAGVLGFVSSYADGAHTSIPAPGLGALGAGRGGKDSRLARSLARLGVEADDIAVVSKHDTSTNANDPNESELHTRLARALGRSEGNPLVAVSQKTITGHAKGGAALFQVAGLTEILATGVAPGNASLDVVDAPLERDAFWVWPRTPIRLTGRGGADGRVPGAGPVRAGLLTSLGFGHVSGLVAIVHPGAFEAALRKAGGQEAVDAWLASANRRLAAGTRRRRAGMIGRAPLFETVEGRRLGEETKHRDPHEVEAAMLLDPEARLGSDGVYHTGEKDTEED from the coding sequence ATGAGCACGCTGCCCACCACCCCGTCCACCAGCATCGCCGAGCGCATCGCCGCGGGCGAGCCCCACCTGCTCGCCTTCGGCGGGCAGGCAACGCCCTGGCGGGCCACCCTCGAGGAGCTCGTCGCCCTCAACCGCACCCTCGCGGCCGAGCTCGTCGGCGTCGACGCGGCCGTCGCCGACCGGCTCGCCCCGGTGGCCACCGAGCTGCTCACGATCTCCCCGCGCGGCTCACGCCTGCTCGACGACGAGGCCGCGCCGCTCGTGCCGGCCTCCGCCACGGGGGCCGACACCGCCGACGTCTCGGTGCCCGGGATCCTCGCGGCCCAGCACGCGGTGCTGGCCTCGCTGCCCGCCGCCGGCCTCAACCTCTACGCCACCGCCGAGGGCGCCCCGGCCATCGGCCACTCCCAGGGCGTCCTGGGCGTGGCGCTCCTGAGCGCCCTGCGCTCGGGCGAGCGGGAGCGGGCCGTCGACGTGCACGCCCTGGCCCGCCTCATCGGGGCCGCCGCGGCGCGCACGACCCGCCGCCTCGACCTGGGCACCGTGGGGGAGGCCACCCCGATGCTCTCCGTGCGCGGGGTGACCAGGCCGGTCCTCGACGCGGTGCTCGCCAAGGTCCCCGCCTCCGAGCGGATCGCCGTCGGGGTCGTCAACGGCAGGCAGGCCCACATCCTGTCGGGACGCCCGGCCGACCTGCTCACCGTCGTCGCGGCCCTCGAGGCCGCCGCACGTCGCAGCCAGGCCGACCGCAAGGAGCGTCGTCGCGGCGGGGCCGTGCTCGCCCCCGTCACCGAGTTCCTCACCACCTCGGTGCCCTTCCACACCCCGCTGCTGGCCGGCGCCGTCGAGGACGTCGTGACGTGGGCCGGGCGCTGCGGCCTGGACACCGACCAGGCCCGCGAGCTCGCCCAGGCCGTGCTCATCGACCCCGTCGACTGGCCGGGGCTGGTCACCGACGCCCTGGGCACGCAGATCCGCCTCGTGCTCGACCTGGGGCCGGGGACCGTCCTGACCCGCCTGACCGAGGCGGTCGTGGCCGGCACGGGCACGACGGTCGTGTCCGCCGGCACCGCCCGGAGCATCGACGACCTCGACCGACCCGGCGCCGCCCCCGAGCCGGCCGTCGACCGCGCCCGCTTCGCCCCCCGCCTCACCCGCCTGCCCGACGGGCGCCTCACCCTCGACACCGCCTTCACCCGCCTGACGGGACGCTCCGCGGTGCTCCTGGCGGGAATGACCCCCACGACCGTCGACCCCGAGATCGTGGCCGCGGCCGCCAACGCCGGCTACTGGGCCGAGCTCGCCGGCGGCGGCCAGACGACCGCCACCGTCCTGGCCGACAACCTCGCCGGGCTCGAGGCCGCCCTCGAGACGGGGCGCACCGCCGCGTTCAACGCCATGTTCATGGACCGCTACCTGTGGAACCTCCACCTGGGCACCCAGCGCCTGCTGTCCAAGGCGCGCGGGGCGGGGGCACCGGTCGACGGCGTCGTCATCTCCGCGGGCATCCCCGAGCTCGACGAGGCCCAGGGGCTCCTCGCCCGCCTGCACGCCGAGGGCTTCCCCTACGTGGCCTTCAAGCCCGGGACCGTCGACCAGATCCGCCAGGTCATCGCCATCGCCAAGGCCGTGCCCGACAGCCCCGTCATCATCCAGATCGAGGACGGCCACGCCGGGGGCCACCACTCGTGGGAGGACCTGGACGCCATGCTCCTGGCCACCTACGACGCGATCAGGGCGGTCGACAACCTCGTCCTGTGCGTCGGCGGCGGTATCGGCACCCCGCAGCGGGCGGCCGACTACCTCACCGGCCGCTGGGCGCTGGCCTACGGCACCGCCGCGGCCCCCGTCGACGGGGTCATGGTCGGAACCGCCGCCATGACCTGCCTGGAGGCCCGGACCAACGAGGACGTCAAGCAGCTCCTCGTCGACACCCCGGGACTCGACCCCGCCCACGAGGGCGGCTGGGTCGCCTCGGGCGCCTCCGTGGGCGGCATGACCTCGGGCCTGTCCCACCTGCGGGCCGACCTGTACGAGATCGACAACGCCTCGGCGCGCGCCTCGCGCCTCATCCAGGAGCTCGCCGGCGACGACAAGGCGATGACGGCGCGCCGCGAGGAGATGATCACCGCCCTGGCGGGCACCGCCAAGCCCTACTTCGGCGACGTCGAGGAGATGACCTACCTGGAGTGGGCGACCCGCTACGCACAGCTGTGCGTCGCCCCGCACGAGGGCCGCGCCGCCACCCGCGAGGACTGGAGCGACGAGGGCTGGTACGACCGCTTCCTCGACCTGCTCCACCGCGTCGAGGCCCGCCTCGACGAGGCCGACCGCGGCCAGGTCCCCACGCTCTTCGCCTCCGAGGACGACGTGCTCGACGCAGACGCCGCCCTGGCCGCCCTGGCCGAGCGCCACCCCCGGGCCGCCACGACCCGGGTCGAGCCGGTCGACGCCGCGTGGTTCGTCGACCTGTGCCGCAAGCACCCCAAGCCCGTGCCCTTCGTGCCGGTCCTGGACGCCGACATCCTGCGCTGGTGGGGCACCGACTCCCTGTGGCAGTCCCAGGACCCGCGCTACACCGCCGACCAGGTGCGGATCATCCCCGGCCCGGTGTCGGTGGCCGGCATCACGACGATCAACGAGCCCGTCGGCGAGCTCCTGGGCCGCTTCGAGGCCGCCACCGTCGAGGCCCTGACCGACTCGGGAGCCGAGGAGCACGCCGCCGCCGGGCGCCTGGGCACGACGTGGCTCCACGGCGCCCTGCCGGTGGCCGACGCCACCGAGCTCGTCCGATCCGCCCCGCACGTCCTGTGGAACGGGCACCTGACCGTCAACCCGGCCCGTGTCCTGGCCGACGACGCCTACACCGTCGTGGCCCGCCCGGACGTGGCCGAGGACGCCTACGACCTCGACATCCGCCTCGACACCCACTGGGACGAGGTGCCCGGAGGGGAGTCGATCCACGCGGTGCGCCGCCTTGTCGTCCCGCTGCGCCTGGCGCGTGCCTGGGACGGGGCCGCCCCGCTGGTCGACCCCGAGCGCATCTCCGAGACGATGAACGACCTGCTGCGCTCGACCGCAGGCGTCGGGGCGGTGTCGATCACCGGTGACCTCGTCGAGCACCTGCCCGAGGTCGTGGCCGCCGTACCCGGTGCCACCGACGCCCGGGGGGACGCGGTCACCCAGCCCTTCGGCACCGTCCACGCCCGCTTCACCCTGGCCGACACCCTCGGGCACGACCACGCGGCGGTCACCGCCGACGCCCTGCCCACGAGCCTGTCGGCCGCGCCGCTGGTCCCCGACGCCCTGCTCGGCCCGTGCTGGCCGGTCGTCTACGCCGCCCTGGGCTCGGTCGTCGAGGAGGGCATGCCCCTCATCGAGGGCCTGCTCGGTGCCGTCCACCTCGACCACACCATCGACCTGCACCGCTCCCTGGCCGAGCTGGTCGCCACCGCCGGCCCGGACCTGACCGTCCAGGTCGACGGGTGGGTGGCCGCCCTCGAGGAGTCGAGCGCCGGGCGGGTGGTCGACGTGCGCCTCGAGCTGACCGACACCTCGGACGGCTCGGTCATCGCCCTCATGCGTGAGCGCTTCGCCATCCGCGGGCGCGCCTCGGGCACCGCCGTCCCCTCGGCGCCCGAGCTCGCCGGCGGCACCGGCCGCGCCACCGCCCCGGCCGCGCGGCGCCTCCTGCGGCGCGTGACCGTCACCGCCCCGGCGGACATGACCGCCTTCGCCCGGGTCACCGGCGACTTCAACCCCATCCACACGAGCTACCACGCCGCGAAGGTCGCGGGCATGGAGGCCCCGCTGGTCCACGGCATGTGGCTGTCGGCCACCGCCCAGCAGGTGGCCGCCTCGACGGCCGCCGACGGCACCCGCAACGTGCTCGCCGGCTGGACCTACGTCATGCTCGGCACCGTCGAGCTCGGTGACCGCGTCGAGGTCTCCGTCGAGCGCACCGGCCTCGTGGTCGGCGGCGGCCTCGTGCTCGAGGTGACCTGCCGCATCGGTGACGAGGTCGTCTCGCGGGGCACCGCCGTCACTGAGCCCGAGCCCACCGCCTACATCTTCCCCGGCCAGGGCATCCAGGCCCAGGGCATGGGCCTGGACGAGATGCGCTCGTCGAAGGCGGCCCGCCAGGTCTGGGAGCGGGCCGACGCCCACACCCGTGCCGAGCTCGGCTTCTCGGTCATCGCCCTCGTGCGCGACAACCCCACCGAGATGACCGCCAGGGGCGTCACCTACCGGCACCCCGAGGGGCTGCTCAACCTCACCCAGTTCACCCAGGTCGCCCTGGCCACGGTCGCCATGGCGACGGTGGCGCGGCTGGCCGAGGCAGGCGCCCTCGTGGAGAACGCCGCCTTCGCCGGCCACTCGCTGGGGGAGTACACGGCGCTGAGCGCCTACGGCCGGGTCATGCCGGTGGAGACGACGATCTCCATCGTCTTCCAGCGCGGCTCGACCATGCACTCCCTGGTCCCGCGTGACGAGACCGGTGCCTCGAACTACCGCATGGGCGCCCTGCGCCCCAACATGGCGGGCATCAAGGCCGCCGACGTCGAGGCCTACGTGCGCGGTATCGCCGAGTCCACCGGCGAGTTCCTCCAGATCGTCAACTACAACCTCGCCGGCGTCCAGTACGCCGTGGCGGGCACGATCAAGGGCCTGGACGCCCTGGCCGCGGACGCCCGCGCCAAGGCGGCCGCACGCGGTGCGAAGAACCCCTTCATGTTCGTCCCCGGGATCGACGTGCCCTTCCACTCCGAGGTCCTGCGCCCCGGCGTGGCGGAGTTCCGCGAGCGTCTCGAGGCCCTCGTGCCCACCGACCTCGACGTCGATCGCCTGACCGGCCGCTACGTGCCCAACCTCGTGGCCCGGCCCTTCGCCCTGACCGAGGACTTCGCCCGCTCGATCCTCGAGGTCGTGCCCTCCGAGCCGGTCCGCGAGGTGCTTGACAGCTTCGAGGACTGGGCGGCCCGCCCCGTGGACCTGGGAAGGCGCCTGCTCGTTGAGCTCCTCGCCTGGCAGTTCGCCTCCCCGGTGCGCTGGATCGAGACCCAGGACGTCCTGCTGTCCAGCCCCGCCGAGGGCGGACTGGGTGTCGAGCACGTCGTCGAGGTCGGGCTGGCGGCCTCGCCGACCCTGGCCAACCTCGCCTCCCGCACGCTCATGCTCCCGCAGCACTCCTCGCGGCACGTCACGGTGCACAACGCCCGGCGCGACGAGGCGCGCGTCCTGGCCACCGACACCGACCCCGCCGTCGAGCTCGACGAGGAGGCCTTCGAGCTGCCCGCCTCCTCGGGCCAGGAGACCCCCGCGGCGCAGGAGGCTCCCGCCGCCGAGCAGGCGGCACCGGCTGAGGCCGCCTCCCCTGCACCGGCTCCGAGCACGGCGGCTCCCTCCGGGCCGGTCGAGGACCTGCCCTTCGGGGCCACCGACGCCCTGACGGTGCTCCTGGCTCACGCCGCGCGCATCCGCCCCGAGCAGATCGGCGCGACCGACACGACCGAGACGCTCACCAACGGCGTGTCCTCGCGGCGTAATCAGCTGCTCATGGACATGGGCACCGAGCTCCAGCTCGCCTCGATCGACGGTGCGGCCGACGCCGACATGACCGCCCTGTCGGCCACCGTGGCCAAGGGAGCGCCGGGCTACAAGGCCTTCGGTCCGGTGCTCACCGACGCGATCCGCACCGGCCTGGGCCGCATCCTGGGACCCTCGGGGGTGCGCGCCACCCGGGTGGCCGAGCGGGTCAACGGCACCTGGGCCCTGGGCGACGGCTGGGTCTCCCACGTGACCGCCGCCCTGTTCCTGGGCACCCGCGAGGGCGCCTCCATGCGGGGCGAGGACCTCGCCTCGCTGGGGACCTCGGCGCCGCTGGCCAACGCGGCCGCCGTCGACGCCCTCATCGACAAGGCCGTCCAGGAGGTGGCCTCGGCCCACTCCGTCACCGTGTCCAAGCCCAGTGCCGGCGGTGCGGGCGGGGCTGTGGTCGACTCCGCCGCCCTGGACGCCTTCGCCCAGACCGTCACCGGTCAGGACGGCGTGCTGGCCACGACCGCCCGCACCATCCTCGAGGCCCTCGGCCTGTCCGAGCGCCTGACGGTCCCGGCCGACGCCGACGACGAGGCGGCCGCGGCCCGCGCCGCCGTCGAGGCCGTCAACGCCGAGCTCGGCTCGGGATGGGTGTCCTCGGTGACCCCCTCCTTCAGCCCGGAGCGCGCCGTCCTCATCGACGACCGCTGGGCCACCGCCCGGGAGGACCTGGCCCGGCTGGGCAACGGTGAGACCGACCTGGAGGAGGCCGGCTCCCTGCTCGCCCCGGAGCGCTTCACCGGACTGGGTGCGGCGGTCGCCGACCAGGCGTCGTGGTGGGCCCGCCAGCTGGGCGCCTCCCAGGCGCCCGACGCCCCCGAGCGCGCCGCGGTCGCCGCGGCCATCGCCCAGGCGGCCGCGCAGGCGCCCGTCGCGGGTGCCGGCTGCGTGCGCTGGGCCGACCAGGTCGCCGTCGTCACCGGAGTGGCCCCCGGCTCGATCGCCGCGGCCGTCGTCGGTGACCTGCTCGCCGGCGGGGCCACCGTCGTGGCCACGAGCTCGCGCCTGAGCCACGAGCGCCTGGCCTTCGCCACCCGGCTCTACCGCGAGCACGCCTCAGCGGGGGCGCGCCTGTGGATCGTGCCGGCCAACCTGGCCTCCTACCGCGACGTCGACGCCCTGGCCGAGTGGATCGGCACCGACCAGGTCATCACCGCCGGCGGCAAGACGACCCTCGTCAAGGAGGCCCTCGTCCCCACGCTCCTGTTCCCCTTCGCCGCCCCCCGGGTGGCGGGCACCCTGGCTGACGCCGGCCCCGAGGCCGAGTCCCAGACCCGCCTCCTGCTGTGGAGCGTGGAGCGCACGATCGCCGCCCTGTCGGCGATCGGGACCGACACCCACGTCGACCACCGGCTCCACGTCGTCCTGCCCGGGTCGCCCAACCGGGGGACCTTCGGCGGCGACGGCGCCTACGGCGAGGTCAAGTCCGCGCTGGACGCCGTGGTCAACCGCTGGAGCTCGGAGAAGGCCTGGTCCTCCAGGGTCACCCTGGCCCACCCCCGTATCGGCTGGGTCCGCGGTACCGGCCTCATGGGCGGCAACGACCCGCTCGTGGCGGCCGTCGAGGCCGCCGGCGTGCGCACCTGGGCCACCGAGGAGATCGCCGCAGAGCTGCTGGCCCTGTGCACCTCCCAGGTGCGTACCGAGGCCGCCCAGCGCCCCGTCCTGGCCGACCTGACCGGCGGGCTGGGCGAGGACGTCGACCTCGTCGCCCTGCGTGAGAGCGCCGCCGCCTCCGTGGCGCCCGAGCAGGAGGAGCCCGCCCAGGCCCCGGCGCTCATCAAGGCCCTGCCCACGCCCTCGGTCCCCACCCAGCCCACCGCCCCCGAGTGGGGCGAGGTGGACGTCGACCTCGACGAGGTCATCGTCGTGGTCTCCTCCGGGGAGGTCTCGACCTGGGGGTCGGGCCGTACCCGCCGCGAGGCCGAGCTCGGCATGACCAGCGGTGACGACGTCGAGCTGACCGCCGCGGGCGTGCTCGAGCTCGCCTGGGGCATGGGCCTGCTCACCTGGCAGGACAGCCCCTCGGCCGGCTGGTACGACACCGACGGCGAGCTCGTCGAGGAGTCCGACATCCTCGAGCGCTACCGTGACGAGGTCGTGGCACGCTGCGGCATCCGCGAGTTCGTCGACGACGGGGTCATCGCCCCCGTGGCCCCCGAGGAGGTCTCGGTCTACCTCGACCGTGACATCACCCTGACGGTGGCCGACGAGGCGACCGCCCGCACGATCGAGGCGACCGACCCCGAGCACACCCTCGTCGCCCCCGACGAGGCGACGGGGGAGTGGACGGTGACCCGCCTGGCCGGCGCGCTGGCCCGGGTGCCGCGCCGCGCCGCCCTGTCGCGCACCGTCGGCGGCCAGTTCCCCGTGGACTTCGACCCGCAGCGCTGGGGCATCCCCGCCTCGATGACCGAGGGCATGGACACGATCGCCGCGTGGAACCTCGTGACCGCCGTCGACGCCTTCCTGTCGGCCGGCTTCACCCCCGCCGAGCTGCTCACGGCCGTCCACCCCGCGGACGTGGCCTGCACCCAGGGAACGGGCTTTGGCGGCATGGAGTCGATGCGCAAGATGTTCGTCGGCCGGTTCCTCGGTGAGGAGCGTCCGAGCGACATCCTCCAGGAGGCGCTGCCCAACGTCGTGGCCGCCCACGTCATGCAGTCCTACGTCGGTGGGTACGGCTCGATGGTCCAGCCCGTCAGCGCCTGCGCCACCGCCGCGGTCTCCATCGAGGAGGGCTGGGACAAGATCGCCCTGGGCAAGGCCGACGTCGTCGTGGCCGGTGCCATCGACGACATCTCCATCGAGTCGGTCGTCGGCTTCGGCAACATGAACGCCACCGCCGAGGCGGCCGCCATGTACGCCAAGGGCATCTCCGCCCGCCACTTCTCCCGGGCCAACGACCGTCGCCGCGGCGGCTTCGTCGAGGCCGAGGGCGGGGGCACGGTCATCCTGGCCCGCGGCTCCGTGGCCGCCGAGCTGGGCCTGCCGGTGGCCGGGGTGCTGGGCTTCGTCTCCTCCTACGCCGACGGCGCCCACACCTCGATCCCCGCCCCCGGTCTGGGCGCGCTGGGCGCGGGCCGCGGAGGCAAGGACTCGCGCCTGGCCAGGTCCCTGGCCCGCCTGGGCGTCGAGGCCGACGACATCGCCGTGGTCTCCAAGCACGACACCTCGACCAACGCCAACGACCCCAACGAGTCCGAGCTCCACACCCGGCTGGCCCGGGCGCTGGGCCGCTCCGAGGGCAACCCGCTGGTGGCCGTGTCCCAGAAGACCATCACCGGTCACGCCAAGGGTGGTGCCGCCCTGTTCCAGGTCGCGGGTCTCACCGAGATCCTCGCCACCGGCGTGGCCCCGGGCAACGCCAGCCTCGACGTCGTCGACGCCCCCCTGGAGCGCGACGCCTTCTGGGTGTGGCCGCGCACGCCGATCCGCCTGACCGGCCGCGGCGGAGCCGACGGCCGTGTGCCGGGTGCGGGTCCGGTGCGTGCCGGGCTGCTCACCTCACTGGGCTTCGGCCACGTCTCGGGCCTGGTGGCGATCGTCCACCCCGGTGCCTTCGAGGCCGCCCTGCGCAAGGCCGGCGGCCAGGAGGCCGTCGACGCCTGGCTGGCCTCGGCCAACCGGCGGCTGGCTGCCGGGACCCGGCGCCGCCGGGCCGGCATGATCGGCCGCGCACCGCTGTTCGAGACGGTCGAGGGCCGTCGTCTGGGCGAGGAGACCAAGCACCGCGACCCCCACGAGGTCGAGGCGGCCATGCTCCTGGACCCCGAGGCGCGTCTGGGCTCAGACGGCGTCTACCACACCGGTGAGAAGGACACCGAGGAGGACTGA